A genomic segment from Gracilinanus agilis isolate LMUSP501 chromosome 1, AgileGrace, whole genome shotgun sequence encodes:
- the DNAJC25 gene encoding dnaJ homolog subfamily C member 25 has product GGRQWLLLVLPLLLLSGRAGALVKGLYCGSHNCYDVLGVSRKAGKAEIARAYRQLARRHHPDLVRRAGGESPESAQETFLLVATAYEILKDEETRKDYDYMLDHPEEYYSHYYHYYSRRLAPKVDVRIVIIVTVCAISVFQFFSWWSSYNEAINYLATVPKYRIQATEIAKQQGLLNKAKEKGKNRRSKEEIREEEENIIKNIIKSKIDIKGGYQKPKVGDILLFKIVLAPYHLCAYIVWYCRWIYHFNIKGQKYGEEERLYLIRKYMKMSESQFDSLEDHQKETFLKRKLWIKENYEVYKQEQEEELKKKMANDSRWKRYRRWMKNEGPGRLTFVDD; this is encoded by the exons GGGGGCCGGCAGTGGCTGCTGCTGgtgctgccgctgctgctgctgtcgGGCCGGGCCGGGGCTCTGGTAAAGGGGCTCTACTGCGGCTCGCACAACTGCTACGACGTGCTCGGGGTGAGCCGCAAGGCAGGCAAGGCAGAGATCGCGCGCGCCTACCGGCAGCTCGCGCGTCGCCACCACCCGGACCTCGTGCGGCGCGCAGGCGGCGAAAGCCCCGAGAGCGCGCAGGAGACCTTTCTGCTAGTGGCCACTGCCTACGAGATCCTCAAG GATGAAGAAACACGTAAAGATTATGATTATATGCTGGATCATCCTGAAGAGTACTATAGCCATTATTATCACTACTACAGTCGACGATTAGCTCCTAAAGTAGATGTCAGAATTGTCATTATCGTCACCGTGTGTGCTATCTCCGTGTTTcag tTTTTCAGCTGGTGGAGTAGCTATAATGAGGCCATCAACTACCTAGCCACAGTGCCAAAGTATCGTATTCAAGCTACTGAAATTGCCAAGCAGCAAGGGCTGCTTAACAAGGccaaagagaaaggcaaaaacagacgATCCAAGGAAGAAATCcgtgaggaggaagaaaacatcatcaaaaatattataaaaagtaaaatagatataaaaggagGCTATCAGAAACCTAAAGTGGGTGATATTTTgctgtttaaaattgttttagctccttatCACCTGTGTGCATACATAGTCTGGTATTGCCGGTggatttatcattttaatatcaAAGGTCAAAAGTATGGAGAAGAAGAGAGGCTATATCTCATTcgtaaatatatgaaaatgtctGAATCTCAGTTTGACAGTCTGGAAGATCATCAGAAAGAAACTTTTCTTAAACGGAAACTATGGATAAAAGAGAACTATGAA GTCTACAAACAGGAACAAGAGGaggagctaaagaagaaaatggcaaatgactcccgATGGAAGAGATACAGGAGATGGATGAAGAATGAGGGACCTGGGAGATTAACTTTTGTTGATGACTAA